A single window of Nicotiana sylvestris chromosome 5, ASM39365v2, whole genome shotgun sequence DNA harbors:
- the LOC104232696 gene encoding transcription repressor KAN1-like isoform X2 yields the protein MPIEGVFVQTPSSSNPIPDLSLHISPPNSSSSPSSKPTNCLTELSLAHPTTINEEKNLFNSENKTFPRNPLPHQSQNNHLLQPNSQMSNINHGVSLLDVSSESTLTRPIKGIPIYHQNYSFPNFLEKDPKRFGSLFSPYNFNGGSDHLSNAYRIPMANRFQHHHSQYGVGLGHSNETSSHSFMRSRFLPKFPGKRSMRAPRMRWTTSLHARFVHAVELLGGHERATPKSVLELMDVKDLTLAHVKSHLQMYRTVKTTDKPAASSGQSDGSSEEDLLKIDRILDQRGPSDGFDDPSTTTPTLWSNSSSRERWSQANLNEANGLRSTSFPSQQRSSHNIEECEYSRPVSYVGCSLDQRNPSLEFTLGRPDWVEKEHD from the exons ATGCCCATAGAAGGGGTTTTTGTTCAAACTCCATCTTCTTCAAATCCAATACCTGATCTTTCTCTCCATATTAGCCCTCCAAATAGTTCCTCTTCTCCATCTTCAAAGCCAACAAATTGTCTTACTGAGCTTTCTTTAGCTCATCCCACTACCATTAATGAAGAAAAAAACTTGTTTAATAGTGAAAATAAGACTTTTCCAAGAAACCCTTTACCCCATCAAAGCCAAAACAACCATTTGCTTCAACCAAATAGCCAAATGAGTAATATAAATCATGGGGTTTCTTTATTAGATGTTTCTTCAGAAAGTACTTTGACGAGACCTATAAAGGGTATTCCAATTTATCATCAAAATTATTCTTTCCCTAATTTCTTGGAAAAAGATCCAAAGAGATTTGGATCTCTTTTTTCACCATATAATTTCAATGGAGGTTCTGATCATTTATCAAATGCTTACCGAATACCAATGGCTAATAGATTTCAACATCACCATAGCCAATATGGAGTTGGATTAGGTCATTCAAATGAAACTTCTTCTCATAGCTTTATGAGATCAAGATTTTTACCAAAATTTCCAGGAAAAAGAAGTATGAGAGCGCCAAGAATGAGATGGACTACTTCACTTCATGCTCGGTTTGTTCATGCTGTGGAACTTCTTGGTGGCCATGAAA GGGCTACACCAAAATCAGTGTTGGAGCTAATGGATGTCAAAGATCTTACTCTAGCTCATGTCAAAAGCCATTTACAG ATGTATCGCACTGTTAAAACCACTGACAAACCTGCAGCTTCCTCAG GGCAATCAGATGGGTCAAGTGAAGAAGATCTCTTAAAAATAGACAGGATTTTGGATCAGAGAGGACCATCTGATGGATTTGATGATCCTTCAACTACAACTCCTACTCTTTGGAGTAATTCTTCAAG TAGAGAAAGATGGTCACAAGCTAACTTGAATGAAGCGAATGGCCTCAGATCAACCTCTTTTCCATCTCAACAAAGATCCAGCCACAATATAGAG GAATGTGAATATTCAAGGCCAGTGAGCTATGTAGGTTGCAGTTTGGATCAGAGAAATCCTAGCTTGGAGTTCACTTTAGGAAGACCAGATTGGGTAGAAAAAGAGCATGATTGA
- the LOC104232696 gene encoding transcription repressor KAN1-like isoform X1: MPIEGVFVQTPSSSNPIPDLSLHISPPNSSSSPSSKPTNCLTELSLAHPTTINEEKNLFNSENKTFPRNPLPHQSQNNHLLQPNSQMSNINHGVSLLDVSSESTLTRPIKGIPIYHQNYSFPNFLEKDPKRFGSLFSPYNFNGGSDHLSNAYRIPMANRFQHHHSQYGVGLGHSNETSSHSFMRSRFLPKFPGKRSMRAPRMRWTTSLHARFVHAVELLGGHERATPKSVLELMDVKDLTLAHVKSHLQMYRTVKTTDKPAASSGQSDGSSEEDLLKIDRILDQRGPSDGFDDPSTTTPTLWSNSSSSRERWSQANLNEANGLRSTSFPSQQRSSHNIEECEYSRPVSYVGCSLDQRNPSLEFTLGRPDWVEKEHD, from the exons ATGCCCATAGAAGGGGTTTTTGTTCAAACTCCATCTTCTTCAAATCCAATACCTGATCTTTCTCTCCATATTAGCCCTCCAAATAGTTCCTCTTCTCCATCTTCAAAGCCAACAAATTGTCTTACTGAGCTTTCTTTAGCTCATCCCACTACCATTAATGAAGAAAAAAACTTGTTTAATAGTGAAAATAAGACTTTTCCAAGAAACCCTTTACCCCATCAAAGCCAAAACAACCATTTGCTTCAACCAAATAGCCAAATGAGTAATATAAATCATGGGGTTTCTTTATTAGATGTTTCTTCAGAAAGTACTTTGACGAGACCTATAAAGGGTATTCCAATTTATCATCAAAATTATTCTTTCCCTAATTTCTTGGAAAAAGATCCAAAGAGATTTGGATCTCTTTTTTCACCATATAATTTCAATGGAGGTTCTGATCATTTATCAAATGCTTACCGAATACCAATGGCTAATAGATTTCAACATCACCATAGCCAATATGGAGTTGGATTAGGTCATTCAAATGAAACTTCTTCTCATAGCTTTATGAGATCAAGATTTTTACCAAAATTTCCAGGAAAAAGAAGTATGAGAGCGCCAAGAATGAGATGGACTACTTCACTTCATGCTCGGTTTGTTCATGCTGTGGAACTTCTTGGTGGCCATGAAA GGGCTACACCAAAATCAGTGTTGGAGCTAATGGATGTCAAAGATCTTACTCTAGCTCATGTCAAAAGCCATTTACAG ATGTATCGCACTGTTAAAACCACTGACAAACCTGCAGCTTCCTCAG GGCAATCAGATGGGTCAAGTGAAGAAGATCTCTTAAAAATAGACAGGATTTTGGATCAGAGAGGACCATCTGATGGATTTGATGATCCTTCAACTACAACTCCTACTCTTTGGAGTAATTCTTCAAG CAGTAGAGAAAGATGGTCACAAGCTAACTTGAATGAAGCGAATGGCCTCAGATCAACCTCTTTTCCATCTCAACAAAGATCCAGCCACAATATAGAG GAATGTGAATATTCAAGGCCAGTGAGCTATGTAGGTTGCAGTTTGGATCAGAGAAATCCTAGCTTGGAGTTCACTTTAGGAAGACCAGATTGGGTAGAAAAAGAGCATGATTGA